A single window of Ferrimonas balearica DSM 9799 DNA harbors:
- a CDS encoding manganese-dependent inorganic pyrophosphatase, protein MPIYCVGHKIPDSDSICGAIALAYLKNQIGEEAVATRLGELSPETAFILDKFGLEAPELKLSYAGEQVYIVDHSEVTQAPDDIAEATIVGIVDHHKLGDLTTSTPLECWIRPVGCSNTVIKMMYDFHGVEIPKAIAGIMLCAILSDTVIFKSPTCTTADIRCVEALAEIAGIEDFKGLGMEMFKVKSAVEGTPARDLVLRDFKDFDMNGNLVGIGQLEVIDLAVLDAVKPALVEDIAKLKAEGNRHSVLLLLTDIMKEGSELLVISDDLSVVERAYGQSIEDGKVWLDGVLSRKKQVVPPLQQAFA, encoded by the coding sequence ATGCCGATTTACTGCGTGGGTCACAAGATCCCGGATTCCGATTCCATCTGTGGTGCAATTGCCCTGGCTTACCTGAAAAACCAGATTGGCGAAGAAGCGGTGGCCACTCGCCTGGGCGAGCTGTCCCCGGAAACCGCTTTCATCCTGGACAAGTTTGGCCTGGAAGCCCCTGAGCTGAAGCTGAGCTACGCCGGTGAGCAGGTGTACATCGTTGACCACTCCGAAGTGACCCAGGCCCCGGACGACATCGCCGAAGCCACCATCGTCGGTATTGTTGACCACCACAAACTGGGCGACCTGACCACCTCCACCCCGCTGGAGTGCTGGATCCGTCCGGTGGGTTGCTCTAACACCGTGATCAAGATGATGTACGACTTCCACGGCGTTGAGATCCCGAAAGCGATCGCCGGCATCATGCTGTGCGCCATCCTGTCTGACACCGTGATCTTCAAATCCCCGACCTGCACCACCGCCGACATCCGTTGCGTGGAAGCGCTGGCTGAGATCGCTGGCATTGAAGACTTCAAAGGCCTGGGCATGGAGATGTTCAAGGTGAAGTCTGCTGTGGAAGGCACCCCGGCGCGTGACCTGGTGCTGCGTGACTTTAAAGACTTCGACATGAACGGCAACCTGGTGGGCATTGGCCAGCTGGAAGTGATCGATCTGGCGGTACTGGATGCGGTTAAACCGGCTCTGGTGGAAGACATCGCCAAGCTGAAAGCCGAAGGCAACCGTCACTCCGTTCTGCTGCTGCTGACCGACATCATGAAGGAAGGCTCTGAGCTGCTGGTGATCAGTGATGACCTGTCCGTGGTTGAGCGCGCTTACGGCCAATCCATCGAAGATGGCAAAGTGTGGCTGGACGGTGTACTGAGCCGCAAGAAGCAGGTGGTTCCGCCGCTGCAGCAAGCCTTCGCGTAA